One region of Catenuloplanes indicus genomic DNA includes:
- a CDS encoding hemerythrin domain-containing protein: MSSTGTGRDVVDVLTADHRDVTALIGEIRTVADPMIRRDLTDTAISELVRHAVAEEMYVYPAMRRYLDDGDKAVAHDVEEHKELEQAMKRLEDLDVSDPRFDQELSRLEAILADHVTDEEAEQFPELRRRVPAEELVELAGKVETAKRLAPTRPHPSAPNSELFHKTVGAGVGLVDRLRDKLTGPATK; encoded by the coding sequence ATGAGCAGTACCGGAACCGGCCGGGACGTCGTCGACGTGCTGACGGCCGACCACCGCGACGTGACCGCGCTGATCGGCGAGATCCGTACCGTCGCCGACCCGATGATCCGCCGGGACCTGACCGACACCGCGATCAGCGAGCTGGTGCGGCACGCCGTGGCCGAGGAGATGTACGTCTACCCGGCCATGCGCCGGTACCTCGACGACGGCGACAAGGCGGTCGCACACGACGTCGAGGAGCACAAGGAACTGGAGCAGGCGATGAAGCGGCTCGAGGACCTGGACGTCTCCGACCCGCGCTTCGACCAGGAACTGAGCCGGCTGGAGGCGATCCTCGCCGACCACGTCACGGACGAGGAGGCGGAGCAGTTCCCCGAACTGCGCCGTCGCGTACCCGCGGAGGAGCTGGTGGAGCTCGCGGGCAAGGTGGAGACCGCGAAGCGGCTGGCACCGACCCGTCCGCACCCGAGCGCGCCGAACAGCGAGCTGTTCCACAAGACGGTCGGCGCCGGCGTCGGCCTGGTCGACCGCCTCCGCGACAAGCTCACCGGCCCCGCCACGAAGTGA
- a CDS encoding helix-turn-helix transcriptional regulator yields the protein MHGHGDAVAAPTVELIRAALTVQLGDDRAGRVPLDGTLAVRILADMRAHLADPQLCPAAAAARQHVSVRYLHRVLQREGVRFGAWVRHRRLEDTRRDLADPAFGTATVAAVARRWGFTDAAQYSRTFRAAYGMSPREWRAAGRPR from the coding sequence GTGCATGGTCACGGCGACGCGGTCGCGGCGCCGACCGTGGAGCTGATCCGGGCCGCGCTCACCGTGCAGCTCGGCGACGACCGCGCCGGGCGCGTGCCGCTGGACGGCACGCTCGCGGTCCGGATCCTGGCGGACATGCGCGCGCACCTGGCCGACCCGCAGCTGTGCCCGGCCGCGGCCGCGGCACGGCAGCACGTCTCGGTGCGCTACCTGCACCGCGTGCTGCAGCGCGAGGGCGTCCGGTTCGGTGCCTGGGTACGGCACCGGCGGCTGGAGGACACCCGCCGCGACCTGGCCGATCCGGCGTTCGGCACGGCCACGGTCGCGGCGGTCGCCCGGCGCTGGGGGTTCACCGACGCGGCACAGTACAGCCGGACGTTCCGGGCCGCGTACGGGATGAGCCCGCGCGAGTGGCGGGCGGCGGGCCGGCCGCGCTGA
- a CDS encoding antitoxin yields the protein MSDFLSKAGDFADKHDEQVDQGLEKAGDAVDQRTGGKHSDQIDRGVDEAQKRTGAGDTNG from the coding sequence ATGAGCGACTTCCTGAGCAAGGCCGGCGACTTCGCCGACAAGCACGACGAGCAGGTCGACCAGGGGCTGGAGAAGGCCGGTGACGCGGTCGACCAGCGCACCGGCGGCAAGCACTCCGACCAGATCGACCGGGGCGTCGACGAGGCGCAGAAGCGCACCGGCGCCGGCGACACGAACGGATAG
- a CDS encoding glycoside hydrolase family protein, which yields MSASKVRRRVLGAGVSATVVAALGGGIWVTDVLAADGTAITGLGGRCVDVAGANRADGTAVQLWDCNGTGAQQWRFEGASLRALGKCLDVTSASRADGARVQLHTCNGTGAQTWAVRGSQLVNTGSGKCLDETGMSTASGTRLQIWSCTGNPNQSWRVSTPAPAPSPTGGDSGGDGAKKGVSSWEFAGLAGAVDDAGVSWYYNWGTNNDAMPAGAEFVPMIWDENVVTPANLAKVRAEGDTLLGFNEPDLAEQANMSVEQALGLWPRLEATGMRLGSPAVAWGGDAPGGWLDRFMTGARQRGLRVDFITLHWYGGDFSAAATGQFMGYVRAVHERYGLPIWVTEYGLMNFSAEPRFPSTAQITAFITASTRELEAAPYVERYAWFSLPAVGDSLPYGLYRDATTPTEAGRAYRAAG from the coding sequence ATGTCCGCATCGAAAGTCCGCCGCCGGGTCCTGGGCGCCGGCGTGTCCGCAACGGTCGTCGCCGCTCTCGGCGGTGGCATCTGGGTGACCGACGTGCTGGCCGCCGACGGCACCGCGATCACCGGCCTGGGTGGCCGGTGCGTCGACGTCGCCGGGGCGAACCGGGCCGACGGCACCGCCGTGCAGTTGTGGGACTGCAACGGCACCGGCGCGCAGCAGTGGCGGTTCGAGGGCGCGAGCCTCCGGGCGCTGGGCAAGTGCCTGGACGTGACGTCGGCGTCGCGCGCGGACGGCGCGCGCGTACAGCTCCACACGTGCAACGGCACCGGCGCGCAGACCTGGGCGGTGCGCGGCTCCCAGCTGGTCAACACCGGGTCGGGCAAGTGCCTCGACGAGACCGGGATGAGCACGGCCAGCGGCACCCGGCTGCAGATCTGGTCGTGCACCGGCAACCCGAACCAGTCCTGGCGGGTCTCCACGCCGGCCCCGGCGCCGTCGCCGACCGGCGGCGACAGCGGCGGCGACGGTGCCAAGAAGGGCGTGAGCAGCTGGGAGTTCGCCGGGCTGGCCGGTGCCGTCGACGATGCCGGCGTGTCCTGGTACTACAACTGGGGCACGAACAACGACGCCATGCCGGCCGGGGCGGAGTTCGTGCCGATGATCTGGGACGAGAACGTGGTCACGCCCGCGAACCTGGCGAAGGTCCGGGCCGAGGGTGACACGCTGCTCGGCTTCAACGAGCCGGACCTCGCCGAGCAGGCGAACATGAGCGTCGAGCAGGCCCTCGGCCTGTGGCCCCGGCTGGAGGCGACGGGTATGCGGCTGGGCAGCCCCGCGGTCGCGTGGGGCGGCGACGCGCCGGGCGGCTGGCTGGACCGGTTCATGACCGGCGCCCGGCAGCGTGGCCTGCGCGTCGACTTCATCACGCTGCACTGGTACGGCGGCGACTTCAGCGCGGCCGCCACCGGCCAGTTCATGGGGTACGTCAGGGCCGTTCACGAGCGCTACGGCCTGCCGATCTGGGTCACCGAGTACGGCCTGATGAACTTCTCCGCCGAGCCGCGCTTCCCGAGCACCGCGCAGATCACCGCGTTCATCACCGCCTCCACCCGGGAGCTGGAGGCCGCACCGTACGTCGAGCGGTACGCCTGGTTCTCCCTGCCCGCGGTCGGTGACTCGCTCCCGTACGGGCTGTACCGGGACGCGACCACGCCGACCGAGGCGGGCCGGGCGTACCGCGCGGCGGGTTGA
- a CDS encoding glycosyltransferase family 2 protein has translation MTDSRIGVVVVTHQRRPEVLDAVARLVSLPERPAVVVVDNGSTDGTAESLRARFPQIEVLALRENRGAAGRNAGVARLHTPYVAFCDDDTWWEPGSLRAAADALDACPAIAVVNARIVVEPGGHDDPIVAELRDSPVPGPDWLPGPALGSFLAGASVVRRDAFLAAGGFSPRLWLGGEEELLATDLITAGWEICYLENLVVHHHASVVRDSVLRRRIGLRNTLWFTWLRRPVLPALRRTAFLAGTVPRDSVSALACWDAVRGLPWVLARRRTRPHHVEVRLAPLDAAQRASTARRYV, from the coding sequence ATGACGGATTCCCGCATCGGCGTCGTGGTGGTCACCCATCAGCGGCGGCCTGAAGTGCTGGACGCGGTCGCGCGCCTGGTGAGCCTGCCGGAACGGCCCGCGGTCGTGGTGGTCGACAACGGCTCGACGGACGGTACGGCCGAGTCGCTCCGGGCGCGATTCCCGCAGATCGAGGTGCTCGCGCTGCGGGAGAACCGCGGCGCGGCCGGGCGCAACGCGGGCGTGGCCCGGCTGCACACGCCGTACGTGGCGTTCTGCGACGACGACACCTGGTGGGAGCCGGGCAGTCTGCGCGCGGCCGCGGACGCGCTGGACGCGTGCCCGGCGATCGCGGTGGTCAACGCGCGGATCGTGGTCGAGCCGGGCGGGCACGACGACCCGATCGTGGCCGAGCTGCGCGACTCCCCGGTGCCCGGCCCCGACTGGCTGCCCGGGCCGGCACTCGGCAGCTTCCTGGCCGGTGCGTCCGTGGTACGCCGGGACGCGTTCCTGGCCGCCGGCGGCTTCAGCCCGCGGCTGTGGCTCGGCGGCGAGGAGGAGCTGCTGGCCACCGACCTGATCACCGCGGGCTGGGAGATCTGCTACCTGGAGAATCTGGTGGTGCACCATCACGCGTCCGTGGTGCGGGACTCGGTGCTGCGGCGCCGCATCGGCCTGCGCAACACGCTGTGGTTCACCTGGCTGCGCCGGCCGGTGCTGCCCGCGCTGCGCCGGACCGCGTTCCTGGCCGGCACCGTGCCGCGCGACAGCGTATCCGCGCTGGCCTGCTGGGACGCGGTCCGCGGCCTGCCCTGGGTGCTGGCCCGGCGGCGCACCCGCCCGCACCACGTGGAGGTTCGGCTGGCCCCGCTCGACGCCGCCCAGCGCGCGTCCACCGCCCGGCGCTACGTGTGA
- a CDS encoding ABC transporter ATP-binding protein, which translates to MRADLARWRDVRRLTEGHRRAIAAAATLSLAGSALALAQPVLARDAVDTAASGTVPWPVLGALVLLFAAQAGTMALGRYVQAHTGEAMMLRLRRTLIGHLLRVRIRDLDRHRIGDLIARAGGDTAVVRTLIAQSLGSGIAGVAGLAGTVALLAWLDPWLLVAVSLMFGIAVAALLAIVRRLRTASRGAQEAEGALVADLERALGAMRTVRAARAEACESARAAAVARRARDANVRMARLAAVSGPANDLAVSGAFLVVLLIGATRVAAGQTSLGQLVAFTLAMTYLAAPIGEIFLAVTAIQQGSGALHRINEVLALPRENDPAPGRPHAPSGPVLELRGVWFGYHPDRPVLRGVDLVVPARGHLALIGPSGAGKSTIFALVERFYDPDRGAVLLHGQSVASIPYGRLRATVGLVEQDCPLLHGTLRDNLLYGSGPVGDDELHRMLALTSLTDVVAALPRGLDTDVGEHGRLLSGGQRQRVAIARCLLTRPRLILLDEPTAHLDPDSERALADTIRDVSRVCALIVIAHRFSTVRGADRVVVLDGGRVVAGGTHEDLLRRNAYYRRLAASAALPVSP; encoded by the coding sequence GTGCGTGCCGATCTGGCCCGCTGGCGGGACGTGCGGCGGCTCACCGAGGGGCACCGGCGCGCGATCGCGGCCGCGGCCACGCTCAGCCTGGCCGGTTCCGCGCTCGCGCTGGCGCAGCCGGTCCTGGCCCGGGACGCGGTCGACACGGCCGCGTCCGGCACCGTGCCGTGGCCGGTGCTCGGCGCGCTCGTGCTGCTGTTCGCGGCGCAGGCCGGCACGATGGCGCTCGGCCGGTACGTGCAGGCGCACACCGGCGAGGCCATGATGCTGCGGCTTCGCCGTACTCTGATCGGTCATCTGCTGCGGGTACGGATCCGTGACCTGGACCGGCACCGGATCGGTGACCTGATCGCACGCGCCGGTGGCGACACGGCCGTGGTCCGCACGCTCATCGCGCAGAGCCTGGGCTCCGGTATCGCCGGCGTGGCCGGCCTGGCCGGGACCGTGGCGCTGCTGGCCTGGCTGGATCCGTGGCTGCTGGTCGCGGTCAGCCTGATGTTCGGGATCGCGGTGGCGGCGCTGCTGGCGATCGTGCGGCGGCTGCGGACCGCCTCGCGCGGCGCGCAGGAGGCGGAGGGAGCGCTGGTCGCGGACCTGGAGCGGGCGCTCGGCGCGATGCGCACGGTCCGGGCCGCCCGCGCCGAGGCGTGCGAGAGCGCGCGAGCCGCCGCGGTCGCGCGCCGCGCCCGGGACGCGAACGTGCGGATGGCCCGCCTCGCCGCGGTGAGCGGACCGGCGAACGACCTCGCGGTCAGTGGCGCGTTCCTGGTGGTGCTGTTGATCGGCGCGACCCGGGTCGCGGCCGGGCAGACCAGCCTCGGTCAGCTGGTGGCGTTCACGCTGGCGATGACATACCTGGCCGCGCCGATCGGGGAGATCTTCCTGGCGGTGACCGCCATCCAGCAGGGTTCGGGCGCGCTGCACCGGATCAACGAGGTGCTGGCGCTGCCCCGGGAGAACGACCCGGCGCCGGGCCGGCCGCACGCGCCGTCCGGGCCGGTGCTGGAGCTGCGCGGCGTCTGGTTCGGCTATCACCCGGACCGGCCGGTGCTGCGCGGCGTCGACCTGGTGGTGCCGGCGCGTGGCCACCTGGCACTGATCGGACCCTCCGGAGCCGGCAAGTCCACGATCTTCGCACTGGTCGAGCGGTTCTACGACCCGGACCGTGGCGCGGTGCTGCTGCACGGGCAGAGCGTCGCGTCCATACCGTACGGCCGGCTGCGCGCCACCGTCGGCCTGGTGGAACAGGACTGCCCGCTGCTGCACGGCACGCTGCGCGACAACCTGCTCTACGGCAGCGGCCCGGTCGGCGACGACGAGCTGCACCGCATGCTGGCGCTGACCAGCCTGACCGACGTGGTCGCGGCGCTGCCCCGGGGGCTGGACACCGACGTCGGTGAGCACGGCCGGCTGCTCTCCGGCGGGCAGCGGCAGCGCGTCGCGATCGCCCGCTGCCTGCTGACCCGCCCCCGCCTCATCCTGCTCGACGAGCCCACCGCCCACCTGGACCCGGACAGCGAGCGCGCGCTGGCCGACACGATTCGGGACGTCTCCCGGGTCTGCGCGCTGATCGTCATCGCACACCGCTTCTCCACCGTGCGCGGCGCCGACCGGGTCGTGGTGCTGGACGGCGGCCGGGTCGTCGCCGGTGGCACCCATGAGGACCTGCTGCGCCGCAACGCGTACTACCGCCGGCTGGCCGCCTCCGCGGCCCTGCCGGTCAGTCCGTGA
- a CDS encoding STAS domain-containing protein — MPADTRTHAAPARIPALVRRLPAQQRRLLALRCREQLTEAEIAGRLHVPPATVSRALTRTFGWLRHGVLTGYAPDGARPGITSCTLGSGEVRVRVTGEIDRDNAAELRHRLRDALGGNPPVLTLDLAGVPLLDAAGARAFRDVLAAARARGVRAALVRVQPAVRTVLELCEVC, encoded by the coding sequence ATGCCCGCGGACACCCGTACCCACGCCGCACCCGCCCGCATCCCGGCGCTGGTCCGGCGGCTACCGGCCCAGCAGCGGCGTCTGCTGGCGCTGCGCTGCCGGGAGCAGCTGACCGAGGCGGAGATCGCCGGCCGGCTGCACGTCCCGCCGGCGACCGTGTCGCGTGCGCTGACCCGTACGTTCGGCTGGCTGCGTCACGGTGTGCTGACCGGGTACGCGCCGGACGGCGCCCGTCCGGGCATCACGTCGTGCACGCTCGGCTCCGGTGAGGTACGGGTGCGGGTGACCGGCGAGATCGACCGGGACAACGCGGCCGAGCTGCGGCACCGCCTGCGCGACGCGCTCGGCGGGAACCCGCCGGTGCTGACGCTGGACCTGGCCGGCGTGCCGCTGCTGGACGCGGCCGGTGCCCGGGCGTTCCGGGACGTGCTCGCGGCGGCGCGGGCGCGGGGCGTCCGGGCCGCTCTGGTACGGGTCCAGCCGGCGGTCCGGACCGTGCTGGAGCTGTGCGAGGTGTGCTGA
- a CDS encoding GAF and ANTAR domain-containing protein, which translates to MPNIDSERLTDSLRRLSGSAGTDLTAAVGETVDAVVTLFRVAGSGLMIADEENTLHYVAASNTASKAMEEVQSKTGEGPCVAAFVDNQVIRAADMRTDPRWPGVRDEFLRHDVVAVLGVPVRLDRTPVGTLDVFVTGPHEWDDSEAAALSRYADVIGATLATALAAQQAGDLAGQLQYALDYRIVIERAVGYLMAQRRLGPAAAFELLRGTARGRRRKVAEVARFLLETGALPPPRV; encoded by the coding sequence GTGCCGAACATCGACTCCGAACGACTCACCGACAGCCTGCGCCGCCTCAGCGGAAGCGCCGGCACCGACCTCACCGCCGCCGTCGGCGAGACCGTCGACGCGGTCGTGACGCTGTTCCGGGTCGCGGGCAGCGGCCTGATGATCGCCGACGAGGAGAACACGCTGCACTACGTCGCCGCGAGCAATACGGCGAGCAAGGCGATGGAGGAGGTGCAGAGCAAGACCGGCGAGGGGCCGTGCGTGGCCGCGTTCGTGGACAACCAGGTGATCCGGGCGGCCGACATGCGCACGGATCCGCGCTGGCCCGGCGTCCGCGACGAGTTCCTGCGCCACGACGTGGTCGCGGTGCTCGGCGTCCCGGTCCGGCTGGACCGCACGCCGGTCGGCACGCTCGACGTCTTCGTCACCGGGCCGCACGAGTGGGACGACTCCGAGGCCGCGGCGCTGTCCCGCTACGCGGACGTCATCGGCGCCACGCTCGCCACCGCGCTCGCCGCTCAGCAGGCCGGTGACCTGGCCGGGCAGCTGCAGTACGCGCTGGACTACCGGATCGTGATCGAGCGTGCGGTCGGTTACCTGATGGCCCAGCGCCGCCTCGGCCCGGCCGCCGCGTTCGAACTGCTCCGCGGCACCGCCCGCGGCCGGCGGCGCAAGGTCGCCGAGGTCGCCCGCTTCCTGCTCGAGACGGGCGCGCTGCCGCCACCCCGGGTGTAG
- a CDS encoding NAD-dependent epimerase/dehydratase family protein: MVTGASGNIGSAVVEWLTARPEIRHVTGIARRVPADRHGIDWRAVDVGTPGAAGALTGAFTGADAVVHLAWHIVAGHDRAAQARTNLDGSRAVLTALRRARVPHLVHLSSAAVYSRGDGGTRVTEDWPRRGVPGSTYSQDKVAVEDLLDRHERDHPQLRVARVRPLAVVQPAAARDLARLALGRSAPLAPLVGRLPVLPLPRATITQVSAAQDVADLVGRILLARATGAFNVTDEPAMRAPVLARLMGGRHVPISRGTLRRLLGVAWRLRLQPLDPSWADLLIDSPLLDCTRARTELGWQPRHDGRLTLLATRRAVRTATPRAAGYQKVP; this comes from the coding sequence GTGGTGACGGGTGCGAGCGGCAACATCGGGTCCGCGGTGGTGGAGTGGCTCACCGCCCGGCCGGAGATCCGGCACGTGACCGGCATCGCCCGGCGCGTCCCGGCGGACCGGCACGGCATCGACTGGCGCGCGGTGGACGTGGGCACGCCCGGCGCGGCCGGCGCGCTGACCGGCGCGTTCACCGGAGCGGACGCGGTCGTGCACCTGGCCTGGCACATCGTGGCCGGTCACGACCGGGCGGCGCAGGCACGCACGAACCTGGACGGGTCGCGGGCCGTGCTCACCGCGCTGCGGCGCGCGCGGGTGCCGCACCTGGTCCACCTGTCGTCGGCCGCGGTCTACTCGCGCGGCGACGGCGGCACGCGGGTCACCGAGGACTGGCCGCGCCGCGGCGTGCCCGGTTCCACGTACAGCCAGGACAAGGTCGCGGTGGAGGACCTGCTCGACCGGCACGAGCGGGATCATCCACAGCTGCGGGTGGCCCGGGTCCGGCCGCTCGCGGTGGTGCAGCCGGCCGCGGCCCGTGACCTGGCCCGCCTGGCGCTGGGCCGGTCCGCGCCGCTGGCCCCGCTGGTCGGCCGCCTGCCGGTGCTGCCGCTGCCGCGCGCAACGATCACCCAGGTGTCCGCCGCCCAGGACGTCGCGGATCTGGTCGGGCGAATCCTGCTGGCCCGCGCCACCGGCGCGTTCAACGTGACCGACGAGCCCGCGATGCGCGCGCCCGTGCTGGCCCGGCTGATGGGTGGCCGGCACGTCCCGATCTCCCGCGGCACGCTCCGGCGCCTGCTCGGCGTGGCCTGGCGGCTGCGTCTGCAACCGCTCGACCCGTCCTGGGCCGACCTGCTGATCGACAGCCCGCTGCTGGACTGCACGCGCGCCCGTACCGAACTGGGCTGGCAGCCCCGCCACGACGGCCGCCTCACGCTGCTCGCCACCCGGCGTGCCGTGCGGACCGCGACGCCGCGTGCCGCCGGTTACCAAAAGGTGCCTTGA
- a CDS encoding Rid family hydrolase: protein MAVTLINPAGLPEIPVYHHVSVATGSRFVHIAGQVSWDADGTNIAVGDLTGQVEQAYVNVATALTAAGATFDDVVKLVVHVVDWTPDKMPLLLDGIARATARLGITATPPASLFGVATLDVPEHLVEIEATAITD, encoded by the coding sequence ATGGCTGTCACCCTGATCAACCCGGCTGGCCTGCCGGAGATCCCCGTCTACCACCACGTCTCCGTGGCCACCGGCTCCCGCTTCGTCCACATCGCCGGCCAGGTCTCCTGGGACGCCGACGGCACGAACATCGCGGTCGGCGACCTGACCGGCCAGGTCGAGCAGGCCTACGTCAACGTCGCCACCGCGCTCACCGCCGCCGGCGCCACCTTCGACGACGTCGTCAAGCTCGTCGTGCACGTCGTCGACTGGACCCCGGACAAGATGCCGCTGCTGCTCGACGGCATCGCCCGCGCCACCGCCCGCCTCGGCATCACCGCCACGCCGCCCGCGTCCCTGTTCGGCGTCGCCACGCTCGACGTACCGGAGCACCTGGTCGAGATCGAGGCCACCGCGATCACGGACTGA
- a CDS encoding HoxN/HupN/NixA family nickel/cobalt transporter → MNPGSLSDRLQDLIHAPGVAPLAFVFAFLAGAGHALAPGHGKTLAAAYLAGSRGRIRDAAWLGGSVAAMHTVSVLVIGVAWTFFSLSDLIRMEQLTTWLQIAAGLLVLGTGLWMLRRHLRGSHSHSHSHDHDHGHDHGHGHDHGHGHDHDRGHTRHHQHDGGQRPGLFLLGVSGGLTPSPAAFLVLATGLFLGRAGFALLLVLTFGAGMAVVLFGIGVLAVAGSTLVTRNARTHATLRLATRFTPMLAAGGITAFGAGMIAVAAVHLAALA, encoded by the coding sequence ATGAACCCCGGCTCGCTCTCCGACCGCCTCCAGGACCTGATCCACGCGCCCGGGGTGGCGCCGCTGGCGTTCGTGTTCGCGTTCCTGGCCGGTGCCGGGCACGCGCTGGCCCCCGGCCACGGCAAGACGCTGGCCGCCGCGTACCTGGCCGGCTCGCGCGGCCGGATCCGCGACGCGGCCTGGCTGGGCGGCTCGGTCGCCGCCATGCACACCGTGTCGGTGCTGGTCATCGGCGTGGCGTGGACGTTCTTCTCGCTCTCCGACCTGATCCGGATGGAGCAGCTGACCACGTGGCTCCAGATCGCCGCCGGGCTCCTGGTCCTCGGCACCGGCCTCTGGATGCTCCGCCGCCACCTGCGCGGCAGCCACTCCCACTCCCACTCGCATGATCACGACCACGGCCATGATCACGGTCATGGCCATGATCACGGTCATGGCCATGATCATGACCGCGGGCACACGCGTCACCACCAGCACGACGGCGGACAGCGGCCCGGACTGTTCCTGCTCGGCGTCTCCGGCGGCCTGACCCCCTCCCCCGCCGCGTTCCTGGTGCTGGCCACGGGCCTGTTCCTCGGCCGGGCCGGCTTCGCGCTGCTGCTGGTGCTCACCTTCGGCGCCGGCATGGCCGTGGTCCTCTTCGGCATCGGCGTGCTCGCCGTCGCGGGCAGCACCCTGGTCACCCGCAACGCCCGCACCCACGCCACCCTGCGCCTGGCCACCCGCTTCACCCCGATGCTCGCCGCCGGTGGCATCACCGCCTTCGGCGCCGGCATGATCGCCGTCGCCGCCGTCCACCTCGCCGCGCTGGCCTGA
- a CDS encoding alpha/beta hydrolase, with amino-acid sequence MHGDLRQIEAANAGGRPPVVFIHGLRLLPTSWQRWAGVFAEAGYAPVVPGWPDDPDTVEEANTHPAVFAGKRVGQVADHFCDLIGRLDRRPAVIGHSFGGLIAQLSAGRGLSAATVAIDPAPFRGVLPLPVSALRVAGAVLGNPANYHRAVPLTFAQFRYGFANAVPEEEARELYRTYAVPAPGEPLFQAAAANLNPWTEAKVDTGNPGRGPLLIVSGEKDHTVPWAIANASYKQQKDNAGVTEIVEIEDRGHSLTIDSGWREVCDTALAFVRRFH; translated from the coding sequence ATGCACGGTGATCTGCGACAGATCGAGGCCGCCAACGCCGGTGGCCGTCCGCCGGTGGTGTTCATCCACGGGCTCCGGCTGCTGCCGACCAGCTGGCAGCGGTGGGCCGGCGTGTTCGCCGAGGCCGGGTACGCGCCGGTGGTGCCCGGCTGGCCGGACGACCCGGACACGGTCGAGGAGGCGAATACGCACCCGGCGGTGTTCGCCGGCAAGCGCGTCGGCCAGGTCGCCGACCACTTCTGCGACCTGATCGGCCGGCTCGACCGCCGGCCGGCGGTGATCGGGCACTCGTTCGGCGGCCTGATAGCGCAGCTCAGCGCGGGCCGTGGGCTGTCCGCCGCCACGGTCGCGATCGACCCGGCGCCGTTCCGCGGCGTGCTGCCGCTGCCGGTCTCCGCGCTGCGGGTGGCCGGTGCGGTGCTGGGCAACCCGGCCAACTATCACCGCGCGGTGCCGCTGACGTTCGCGCAGTTCCGGTACGGGTTCGCGAACGCGGTCCCGGAGGAGGAGGCGCGCGAGCTGTACCGGACCTACGCCGTACCGGCGCCGGGTGAACCGCTGTTCCAGGCCGCGGCCGCGAACCTCAACCCGTGGACCGAGGCGAAGGTCGACACCGGCAACCCGGGACGCGGGCCGCTGCTGATCGTGTCCGGCGAGAAGGACCACACCGTGCCGTGGGCCATCGCGAACGCCTCGTACAAGCAGCAGAAGGACAACGCGGGCGTCACCGAGATCGTCGAGATCGAGGACCGCGGCCACTCGCTGACCATCGACAGCGGCTGGCGCGAGGTGTGCGACACCGCGCTCGCGTTCGTCCGGCGCTTCCACTGA